The proteins below come from a single Felis catus isolate Fca126 chromosome A1, F.catus_Fca126_mat1.0, whole genome shotgun sequence genomic window:
- the LOC101097538 gene encoding butyrophilin-like protein 10: protein MANTQGRDIFPPSCSIIFLLLKLLSYSLSAKGKADFSVSGPGQPVLAMVGESVKLQCHLSLNISAEDMEVRWYRKEPSPAVHLRKKGRDMPEEQMWQYKGRTTFWTAGLAQDQAVLTIRNVTVFDNGTFHCKFKESTGSAEATLWLRVAGLGSEPRIQVRAGQDEGIRAECTSEGWYPEPQVEWRDFRGQTLPSTTNLTVSPTTGLFAVVSNVIVWDRDVGNLSCSISNPLLQKRMETKSHLPGQVPKNFPSMAWRAVVPVILIVVGLAAAVLWQEPPVFSGNVRGTGIGCSWKKRGWPEDIIYVSPSLDPDTASPKLALSEDRKTVRRLFFEQELPDNPADSTGTPVCWVGSSSQLGGITGRSRWGTGRPGTWACVWRAWIGREGSSRPPSTDSGPWICTRRGSGHLPSQEFACTLRSPCIVWAFSWTVMQAESPSTAWAMDPSSTRSLDCPSRHP, encoded by the exons ATGGCAAACACACAAGGTCGAGACATCTTTCCACCCAGCTGCTCCATCATCTTCCTCCTTCTGAAGCTTCTGTCCTACAGCCTCTCTGCAAAGG GGAAAGCCgatttctctgtctctggtcCCGGCCAACCGGTCCTGGCTATGGTGGGGGAAAGTGTGAAGCTGCAATGCCATCTGTCCCTCAATATCAGTGCGGAGGACATGGAGGTGAGGTGGTACAGGAAGGAGCCGTCCCCAGCCGTGCACCTGCGCAAGAAAGGCAGGGACATGCCTGAAGAGCAGATGTGGCAGTATAAGGGCAGGACGACCTTCTGGACGGCTGGCCTGGCCCAGGACCAAGCTGTGCTGACCATACGCAACGTCACCGTGTTCGATAATGGGACCTTCCACTGCAAGTTTAAAGAGAGCACAGGGTCTGCAGAGGCCACCCTGTGGCTGAGAGTGGCAG GGCTGGGCTCTGAGCCCAGAATCCAAGTGCGAGCTGGCCAGGATGAAGGTATCAGGGCAGAGTGCACCTCGGAGGGCTGGTACCCAGAGCCCCAGGTGGAGTGGAGAGACTTCAGGGGACAGACCCTACCTTCCACGACCAACCTCACAGTGTCGCCAACAACGGGCCTCTTTGCGGTGGTGTCCAATGTGATTGTCTGGGACAGGGACGTGGGGAATCTTTCTTGCTCTATCTCCAACCCCCTCCTCCAGAAGAGGATGGAGACCAAGAGCCACCTACCTG GCCAGGTGCCCAAAAATTTCCCATCAATGGCATGGAGGGCAGTGGTGCCTGTGATCCTCATTGTGGTGGGGCTTGCAGCAGCTGTCTTGTGGCAGGAGCCACCTGTCTTTTCTGGAAACGTCAGAGGAACAGGAATAGGGTGCAGCTGGAAGAAGAGAG gCTGGCCAGAGGACATCATCTATG TGAGCCCATCCCTGGACCCTGACACTGCAAGCCCCAAGCTCGCTCTCTCTGAGGACAGGAAGACTGTGAGGCGGCTGTTCTTTGAACAAGAGCTGCCCGACAACCCAGCAGATTCAACAGGGACCCCTGTGTGCTGGGTCGGGAGCAGTTCTCAGCTGGGGGGTATTACTGGGAGGTCCAGGTGGGGCACAGGAAGACCCGGAACCTGGGCATGTGTCTGGAGAGCTTGGATTGGACGGGAAGGATCCTCAAGGCCCCCCAGCACGGACTCTGGGCCCTGGATCTGTACAAGGAGAGGTTCTGGGCACTTGCCTTCCCAAGAGTTCGCCTGCACCCTTCGGAGCCCCTGCATCGTGTGGGCGTTTTCCTGGACTGTGATGCAGGCAGAATCTCCTTCTACAGCATGGGCAATGGATCCTTCGTCTACGCGTTCTCTGGACTGTCCTTCTCGGCACCCCTGA